A stretch of the Streptococcus oralis genome encodes the following:
- a CDS encoding alpha-amylase — MQNQTLMQYFEWYLPHDGQHWTRLTNDAEHLANLGISHVWMPPAFKATNEKDVGYGVYDLFDLGEFHQKGTVRTKYGFKEDYLQAIQTLKAQGIQPMADVVLNHKAAADHMEAFQVIEVDPEDRTLQLSEPFTINGWTHFTFDGRQDTYNDFHWHWYHFTGTDYDAKRRKSGIYLIQGDNKGWANEELVDNENGNYDYLMYADLDFKHPEVIQNIYDWADWFMETTGVAGFRLDAVKHIDSFFMGNFIRDMKEKYGQDFYVFGEFWNPDKDANLDYLEKIEERFDLVDVRLHQNLFEASRAGASYDLRGIFTDSLVELKPDKAVTFVDNHDTQRGQALESTVQEWFKPVAYALILLRQNGLPCVFYGDYYGISGQFAQQDFREVLDRLLAIRKDRAYGEQTDYFDDANCIGWVRSGAENQSPIAVLISNDQENSKSMFVGQEWANQTFVDLLGNHQGQVTIDEEGYGEFPVAAGSVSVWATK, encoded by the coding sequence ATGCAAAATCAGACACTTATGCAATACTTTGAATGGTATTTGCCTCACGACGGCCAACACTGGACGCGACTGACAAATGATGCAGAGCACTTAGCAAACCTGGGCATCAGCCATGTCTGGATGCCACCTGCCTTCAAGGCAACCAATGAAAAAGATGTCGGCTATGGTGTTTACGATCTTTTTGACCTAGGCGAATTTCACCAAAAAGGGACTGTCCGTACCAAGTATGGGTTTAAAGAAGACTATCTTCAAGCCATTCAAACTCTAAAGGCACAGGGAATTCAACCTATGGCCGATGTGGTGCTCAATCACAAGGCTGCTGCCGATCACATGGAAGCCTTTCAGGTTATTGAAGTGGACCCTGAGGATCGTACCCTTCAACTAAGCGAGCCCTTTACTATCAATGGCTGGACTCACTTCACCTTCGATGGTCGCCAAGATACCTACAATGACTTCCACTGGCACTGGTACCACTTCACAGGTACAGACTACGATGCCAAACGCCGTAAGTCTGGTATTTACCTGATCCAAGGAGACAATAAAGGTTGGGCCAACGAGGAATTGGTCGATAACGAAAACGGTAACTACGACTACCTCATGTATGCCGACCTAGACTTTAAGCATCCTGAAGTCATCCAAAACATCTATGACTGGGCTGACTGGTTCATGGAAACGACTGGTGTAGCTGGTTTCCGTTTGGATGCCGTTAAGCACATCGACTCCTTCTTTATGGGCAATTTCATCCGTGATATGAAGGAAAAATACGGTCAAGATTTCTATGTTTTTGGGGAATTTTGGAACCCAGACAAGGATGCCAATCTAGACTATCTCGAGAAAATAGAAGAACGTTTTGACCTTGTCGATGTTCGCCTCCACCAAAATCTCTTTGAAGCCAGTCGGGCTGGAGCAAGCTATGATCTTCGTGGCATTTTCACAGATAGCTTGGTTGAACTCAAGCCCGACAAGGCTGTCACTTTCGTTGATAACCACGATACTCAAAGAGGACAGGCACTCGAATCAACCGTCCAAGAATGGTTCAAGCCAGTAGCCTATGCCCTTATTCTATTACGCCAAAATGGCCTTCCATGTGTCTTTTACGGAGACTATTACGGCATTTCAGGGCAATTTGCTCAACAAGATTTCAGAGAAGTTCTTGATCGTCTCCTAGCCATCCGAAAAGACAGGGCCTATGGAGAGCAAACAGACTACTTTGACGATGCCAACTGTATCGGATGGGTACGTTCAGGCGCTGAAAATCAATCCCCAATCGCTGTTCTTATCTCAAATGACCAAGAAAACAGCAAGTCTATGTTTGTCGGGCAAGAATGGGCTAACCAAACCTTTGTAGATTTACTTGGAAACCACCAAGGTCAAGTTACAATTGATGAGGAAGGTTATGGAGAATTTCCAGTAGCAGCAGGTTCAGTCAGTGTCTGGGCAACAAAATAA
- a CDS encoding class I SAM-dependent rRNA methyltransferase, which yields MNRIRVSRRVEKKLAKGLVLLEASDLTDIELTDQAVEVLSQDGKFLGSAYLSQQNKGIGWFISKEKVRFNQAFFEILFCKAKEARKPYYQDDLTTAFRLFNQEGDGFGGLTIDLYGDYAVFSWYNSFVYQIRELIVKAFKEVFPEVLGAYEKIRFKGLDYESAYVYGEEAPDDFTVLENGVLYQVFMNDGLMTGIFLDQHEVRGSLVDGLAMGKSLLNMFSYTAAFSVAAAMGGASETTSVDLAKRSRELSEAHFQANGLSTDNHRFIVMDVFEYFKYAKRKGLTYDVIVLDPPSFARNKKQTFSVAKDYRKLISQSLEILNPGGIIIASTNAANVSRQKFTEQIDKGFARRRYQVLNQYGLPADFAYNKKDESSNYLKVISMKVSR from the coding sequence ATGAATAGAATTAGGGTCAGCAGACGCGTTGAAAAAAAGCTAGCTAAGGGTCTAGTTCTTTTGGAAGCAAGTGATTTAACAGATATTGAACTGACGGATCAGGCAGTAGAAGTTCTTAGTCAAGACGGGAAGTTTTTAGGGAGCGCCTATCTTTCTCAGCAGAACAAGGGAATCGGCTGGTTCATCAGCAAGGAAAAGGTTCGTTTCAATCAAGCCTTTTTTGAAATTCTGTTTTGTAAGGCCAAGGAAGCTAGAAAGCCTTATTATCAAGATGACTTGACTACTGCCTTTCGCCTTTTTAACCAAGAGGGGGATGGTTTTGGGGGTCTGACTATTGATCTCTATGGAGATTATGCTGTCTTTTCTTGGTACAACTCCTTTGTTTACCAAATTCGTGAGCTAATCGTAAAGGCTTTTAAGGAAGTTTTTCCTGAGGTCTTGGGGGCTTATGAGAAGATTCGTTTTAAAGGTCTAGACTACGAGTCTGCCTATGTTTATGGTGAGGAAGCGCCAGATGATTTTACTGTTCTTGAGAATGGCGTGCTCTATCAAGTCTTTATGAATGATGGCTTGATGACAGGGATTTTCCTAGACCAGCATGAGGTTCGTGGGAGTCTGGTTGACGGCCTAGCCATGGGCAAATCCTTGCTCAATATGTTTTCCTATACGGCGGCCTTTTCAGTTGCTGCAGCTATGGGAGGCGCCAGTGAGACGACTTCTGTCGACTTAGCCAAACGGTCCAGAGAGCTATCAGAAGCTCATTTTCAGGCAAATGGACTCAGCACGGACAATCACCGTTTTATCGTCATGGATGTTTTTGAGTACTTCAAGTATGCCAAGCGAAAAGGCTTGACCTATGATGTGATTGTGCTTGATCCGCCGAGCTTTGCCCGCAATAAAAAACAAACATTCTCTGTAGCTAAGGACTATCGCAAGTTGATTTCCCAGAGTCTAGAGATTTTAAATCCGGGAGGGATTATCATTGCCAGTACCAATGCTGCCAATGTTTCCCGCCAGAAATTTACAGAACAAATTGATAAAGGTTTTGCAAGAAGAAGGTATCAGGTCTTGAACCAATACGGTCTTCCAGCAGACTTTGCCTATAATAAAAAAGATGAAAGCAGTAATTACCTCAAGGTGATTAGTATGAAGGTTAGTAGATGA
- the aroD gene encoding type I 3-dehydroquinate dehydratase: protein MKLIVSVMPRSLEEAQELDATRYEDADIIEWRADFLTKDAILQVAPAIFEKFAGRELVFTLRTRAEGGEIELSSEEYVQIIKEVTQLYQPDYVDFEYFSYKDVFEEMLDFPNLVLSYHNFQETPENMMEILSELTSLSPKVVKVSVMAHTEQDVLDLMNYTRGFKTLNPEQEYVTISMGKMGKVSRITSDVTGSSWSFASLDEASAPGQISLSNMKKIREILDEA, encoded by the coding sequence ATGAAATTAATCGTTTCAGTAATGCCAAGAAGTTTAGAAGAAGCGCAAGAACTGGATGCCACTAGGTATGAAGATGCCGATATCATTGAGTGGCGTGCGGACTTTCTTACAAAGGACGCTATTTTACAGGTAGCACCTGCTATATTTGAGAAGTTTGCAGGACGGGAACTTGTCTTTACCCTTCGGACTCGCGCTGAGGGAGGAGAAATCGAACTTTCCTCAGAAGAGTATGTTCAAATCATCAAGGAAGTTACTCAGCTTTATCAGCCGGATTATGTAGATTTCGAGTATTTCAGCTACAAGGACGTTTTTGAGGAAATGTTGGATTTTCCAAATCTCGTATTGAGCTATCATAATTTCCAGGAGACACCTGAAAACATGATGGAAATCCTGTCTGAGTTGACCAGTCTCTCTCCGAAAGTGGTCAAGGTATCAGTTATGGCCCATACGGAGCAGGATGTTTTAGACCTGATGAATTACACTCGAGGATTTAAAACACTCAACCCTGAGCAAGAGTACGTGACCATTTCCATGGGGAAAATGGGCAAGGTATCCCGTATCACTTCAGATGTGACGGGTTCAAGTTGGTCATTTGCTAGTCTGGATGAAGCGAGTGCCCCAGGTCAGATTTCGCTATCAAACATGAAGAAAATCAGGGAGATTTTGGATGAAGCTTGA
- a CDS encoding shikimate dehydrogenase encodes MKLDGYTRLAAVVANPIKHSISPFIHNRAFEATAINGAYIAWEIEAGDLAETVANIRRYQMFGINLSMPYKEQVIPHLDELSDEARLIGAVNTVVNHNGTLIGYNTDGKGFFKSLPSFTISGKTMTILGAGGAAKSILAQAILDGASQISVFVRSVSTEKTRPYLDKLQEQTGFKVDLYALEDISELQSRIAESDLLVNATSVGMDGQSSPVPESINLPEALLVADIIYQPFETPFLKWARSQGNSAVNGLGMLLYQAAEAFQLWTGKEMPTDEIWQSLTEKYK; translated from the coding sequence ATGAAGCTTGATGGCTATACACGTTTAGCTGCAGTTGTTGCCAATCCCATCAAACACTCTATTTCACCCTTTATCCACAATAGGGCCTTTGAGGCGACAGCTATTAATGGTGCCTATATAGCTTGGGAGATTGAAGCGGGTGACTTGGCAGAAACAGTCGCCAATATTCGCCGTTACCAGATGTTTGGCATCAACCTGTCTATGCCTTACAAGGAGCAAGTGATTCCTCATCTGGATGAGTTGAGTGATGAAGCTCGTTTGATTGGGGCAGTCAATACTGTAGTCAATCATAATGGCACTTTAATTGGATATAATACAGATGGCAAGGGATTCTTTAAGAGCTTGCCTTCTTTTACAATTTCAGGTAAAACAATGACCATTTTGGGTGCAGGTGGTGCGGCCAAATCAATCTTGGCACAAGCCATTTTGGACGGGGCCAGTCAGATTTCAGTTTTTGTTCGTTCAGTTTCTACGGAAAAAACAAGACCTTACCTAGACAAGTTGCAGGAGCAAACAGGTTTTAAAGTGGACTTGTATGCTTTAGAAGATATTTCTGAGCTGCAATCAAGGATTGCCGAGTCGGACCTGCTCGTCAATGCGACCAGTGTAGGGATGGATGGCCAGTCGTCCCCCGTTCCAGAAAGCATCAATTTGCCAGAGGCTCTCTTGGTGGCAGATATTATTTACCAACCCTTTGAGACCCCATTTTTGAAATGGGCTAGAAGTCAGGGCAATTCAGCTGTCAATGGTCTAGGAATGTTGCTCTATCAAGCTGCTGAAGCTTTTCAACTGTGGACAGGTAAAGAAATGCCGACAGACGAGATTTGGCAGTCCTTAACAGAAAAATATAAATAG
- the aroB gene encoding 3-dehydroquinate synthase, whose amino-acid sequence MKIRIDIPHHPYDIEIEKGCLSQAGQWLRELWQPQKVVIVTDNHVASLYAEKVKLSLEDAGFQVAVFDFLEGEERKNLTTVQKVYEFLVKQGLTRSDGIVALGGGVVGDLAGFVASTYMRGIHFVQIPTSLTAQVDSSIGGKTGVNTPFAKNMVGTFAQPDGVLIDPLVLETLGKRELIEGMGEVIKYGLIEDPELWALLTELDGSVESILVHAETLVEHSCQVKRKMVVEDELDNGVRLYLNFGHTIGHAIEATAGYGKVMHGEAVAMGMVQISKVAEGKGLMPAGITQSITEMCQKFGLPVDYENWDVDKLYQALTHDKKARGNTLKLVLVPELGSATIHPVSLEEMKDYLVK is encoded by the coding sequence ATGAAAATCAGAATCGATATTCCGCATCATCCTTATGATATTGAGATTGAAAAAGGTTGTCTATCGCAAGCTGGTCAATGGTTGCGAGAACTCTGGCAACCTCAAAAGGTAGTCATTGTAACAGACAACCATGTAGCTTCTCTCTATGCAGAGAAGGTTAAACTCAGCCTAGAAGATGCTGGTTTTCAGGTAGCTGTTTTTGACTTTTTAGAAGGCGAAGAACGAAAAAATTTAACAACTGTTCAGAAGGTTTATGAATTTTTAGTCAAGCAAGGTCTGACTCGTAGCGATGGGATTGTGGCTCTTGGCGGTGGTGTCGTTGGGGACCTGGCTGGTTTCGTAGCCTCTACCTATATGCGAGGCATTCATTTTGTTCAGATTCCGACTAGTTTGACTGCCCAAGTTGATTCTTCTATCGGTGGAAAGACAGGTGTCAATACTCCTTTTGCTAAAAATATGGTGGGAACTTTTGCCCAACCAGATGGGGTTCTGATTGACCCGCTTGTCCTTGAAACACTCGGAAAAAGAGAGCTGATTGAAGGGATGGGTGAGGTTATTAAGTACGGCTTGATTGAGGATCCAGAACTTTGGGCTCTCTTGACGGAACTAGATGGCTCTGTTGAGAGCATACTGGTGCATGCAGAGACTTTGGTTGAACATTCTTGTCAGGTTAAGCGCAAGATGGTGGTTGAGGATGAGTTGGATAATGGTGTTCGCCTTTACCTCAATTTTGGTCACACTATTGGTCATGCTATCGAAGCAACGGCCGGTTATGGCAAGGTCATGCATGGTGAGGCTGTGGCTATGGGAATGGTGCAGATTTCTAAGGTTGCTGAGGGAAAAGGCCTTATGCCAGCTGGCATAACCCAGTCCATTACAGAGATGTGTCAGAAATTTGGACTACCTGTTGACTATGAAAACTGGGATGTTGACAAGCTTTATCAAGCTTTGACTCATGACAAGAAGGCACGTGGTAACACCTTGAAATTGGTCTTGGTACCAGAGCTTGGTTCAGCGACCATTCACCCAGTTTCTCTGGAAGAGATGAAAGACTACTTGGTAAAATAA
- the aroC gene encoding chorismate synthase yields MRYLTAGESHGPRLTAIIEGIPAGLPLTVEDINDDLKRRQGGYGRGGRMKIESDQVVFTSGVRHGKTTGAPITMDVINKDHQKWLDIMSAEDIEDRLKSKRKITHPRPGHADLVGGIKYRFDDLRNSLERSSARETTMRVAVGAVAKRLLAELDMEIANHVVVFGGKEIDVPENLTVAEIKERAARSEVSIVNQEREQEIKDYIDQIKRDGDTIGGVVETVVGGVPVGLGSYVQWDRKLDARLAQAVVSINAFKGVEFGLGFEAGYRKGSQVMDEILWSKEDGYTRRTNNLGGFEGGMTNGQPIVVRGVMKPIPTLYKPLMSVDIETHEPYKATVERSDPTALPAAGVVMEAVVATVLAQEILEKFSSDNLEELKEAVAKHRDYTKNY; encoded by the coding sequence ATGAGATATTTAACTGCAGGAGAATCACACGGCCCCCGTCTGACAGCTATCATTGAAGGAATTCCCGCTGGACTTCCTTTGACAGTAGAGGACATCAATGACGACCTTAAACGCCGTCAGGGTGGCTACGGTCGTGGTGGTCGTATGAAGATTGAGAGTGACCAGGTTGTCTTTACATCAGGCGTTCGCCACGGGAAGACGACAGGGGCTCCCATTACCATGGATGTCATCAATAAGGACCATCAAAAATGGTTGGATATCATGTCTGCGGAGGACATTGAAGACCGCCTTAAAAGCAAACGAAAAATCACCCATCCACGTCCCGGTCATGCCGATTTGGTTGGGGGCATCAAGTACCGTTTTGACGATTTGCGAAATTCTTTGGAGCGTTCATCAGCTCGTGAAACAACCATGCGAGTAGCAGTTGGAGCAGTAGCCAAACGTCTCTTAGCTGAACTGGATATGGAGATTGCCAACCATGTCGTGGTCTTTGGTGGCAAGGAAATCGATGTACCTGAAAATCTGACAGTTGCGGAGATTAAAGAACGAGCTGCCCGGTCTGAAGTCTCTATTGTCAACCAAGAGCGGGAACAGGAAATCAAGGACTATATTGACCAAATTAAGCGTGACGGTGATACCATCGGTGGGGTTGTGGAGACAGTCGTCGGAGGCGTTCCAGTTGGTCTTGGTTCCTATGTCCAATGGGACAGAAAATTGGATGCGCGATTGGCTCAAGCAGTTGTTTCTATCAATGCCTTTAAAGGAGTGGAATTTGGTCTTGGCTTTGAAGCTGGTTACCGAAAAGGCAGCCAGGTTATGGATGAAATTCTCTGGTCTAAAGAAGATGGCTATACTCGCCGTACCAATAATCTAGGTGGTTTTGAAGGTGGTATGACCAATGGGCAACCAATTGTTGTTCGTGGAGTTATGAAACCCATTCCCACTCTTTACAAACCACTTATGAGTGTGGATATCGAAACCCACGAACCTTACAAGGCAACTGTTGAAAGAAGTGATCCGACCGCTCTTCCAGCAGCAGGTGTGGTTATGGAAGCCGTTGTGGCTACGGTTCTGGCTCAAGAAATCCTTGAAAAATTCTCATCAGATAATCTTGAGGAACTAAAAGAAGCGGTAGCCAAACACCGAGACTATACAAAGAACTATTAA
- a CDS encoding prephenate dehydrogenase yields the protein MAKTIYIAGLGLIGASMALGIKRDHPDYEILGYNRSQDSRDIALKKGMIDRATDDFASFAPLADVIILTLPIKQTIAFIKELANLDLKENVIISDAGSTKSAIVDVAELYLAGKPVRFIGAHPMAGSHKTGAASADVNLFENAYYIFTPSSQTSPDTLEEMKDLLSGLHARFIEIDAKEHDRVTSQISHFPHILASSLMEQTAVYAQDHEMARRFAAGGFRDMTRIAESEPGMWTSILLSNRETILDRIEDFKERLDEVGQAISKGDEEQIWNFFNQAREQRQAMEIHKRGGVDSSYDLYVDVPDEEDVILRILELLRGTSLVNIHINEENREDVHGILQISFKNAQDLERAERLITENTDYTVVIK from the coding sequence ATGGCAAAAACAATCTATATCGCAGGTCTTGGTTTGATTGGTGCCTCGATGGCACTCGGTATCAAGCGTGATCATCCTGATTATGAAATTCTAGGTTACAATCGTAGCCAGGATTCGAGAGACATTGCTTTGAAAAAAGGCATGATAGACCGTGCGACGGATGATTTTGCCAGTTTCGCTCCCCTAGCAGATGTCATCATTCTGACCTTGCCAATCAAACAGACCATTGCTTTTATTAAGGAACTGGCAAACTTAGATTTGAAGGAAAACGTCATTATCTCGGATGCGGGCTCAACCAAGTCAGCCATCGTGGATGTGGCGGAGCTGTATTTGGCTGGCAAGCCTGTCCGCTTTATCGGGGCTCATCCCATGGCTGGTAGCCACAAGACAGGGGCTGCCTCTGCGGATGTTAATCTCTTTGAAAATGCCTACTATATCTTCACACCTTCGAGCCAGACAAGTCCTGACACACTTGAGGAAATGAAAGATCTGCTTTCAGGTCTTCATGCTCGTTTTATCGAGATTGATGCCAAGGAGCATGATCGGGTGACTTCTCAGATTAGTCATTTTCCTCATATTCTGGCTTCCAGCCTCATGGAGCAGACAGCAGTTTATGCTCAAGATCATGAAATGGCAAGGCGCTTTGCGGCGGGTGGATTTCGAGATATGACCCGAATTGCGGAAAGCGAGCCAGGTATGTGGACTTCCATTCTCTTGTCCAATCGTGAGACTATCCTAGATCGAATTGAGGATTTCAAGGAGCGCCTAGATGAGGTTGGACAAGCCATCAGCAAGGGAGATGAAGAGCAAATCTGGAACTTTTTCAACCAAGCACGTGAGCAACGTCAGGCCATGGAAATCCATAAGCGTGGTGGTGTGGATAGTTCTTACGACCTCTATGTCGATGTTCCCGATGAAGAAGATGTCATCTTGCGAATTTTGGAATTACTTCGTGGGACTTCTTTGGTTAATATCCACATCAACGAAGAAAACCGTGAGGATGTTCACGGGATTCTACAAATTTCCTTTAAAAATGCTCAAGATTTAGAACGAGCCGAGCGCTTAATTACAGAAAATACGGACTACACAGTCGTCATCAAATAA
- a CDS encoding YlbF/YmcA family competence regulator, giving the protein MSNIYDSANELSRGLRELPEYKAVKAAKDAIQADEQASKIFADYIAFQQEIQVMAQTGQMPDASFQEKMQSFSKQIQENALLSDFFAKQQQLSIYLSDIEKIVFEPVSELLK; this is encoded by the coding sequence ATGTCAAATATTTACGATAGTGCAAATGAACTCAGTCGCGGGTTACGCGAATTACCAGAATACAAGGCGGTTAAGGCAGCAAAAGATGCTATCCAAGCTGATGAACAAGCTAGCAAGATTTTTGCAGACTATATCGCCTTCCAGCAAGAAATCCAAGTCATGGCGCAAACGGGACAAATGCCAGACGCCTCTTTCCAAGAAAAGATGCAGTCCTTCAGTAAGCAAATCCAAGAGAACGCTCTTTTGTCAGATTTCTTTGCTAAACAGCAACAATTGTCTATTTACCTTTCAGACATTGAAAAAATTGTCTTTGAACCTGTTTCAGAATTATTGAAATAG
- the aroA gene encoding 3-phosphoshikimate 1-carboxyvinyltransferase: MKLKTNIRHLHGSIRVPGDKSISHRSIIFGSLAEGETKVYDILRGEDVLSTMQVFRDLGVEIEDKDGVITIQGVGMDGLKAPQNALDMGNSGTSIRLISGVLAGADFEVEMFGDDSLSKRPMDRVTIPLKKMGVSISGQTERDLPPLRLKGTKNLKPIHYELPIASAQVKSALIFAALQAQGESVIIEKECTRNHTEDMLQQFGGHLSVEGKKITVQGPQKLIGQKVVVPGDISSAAFWLVAGLIVPNSRVVLQNVGINETRTGIIDVIRAMGGRLEITEIDPVAKSATLTVESSDLKGTEIGGALIPRLIDELPIIALLATQAQGETVIKDAEELKVKETDRIQVVADALNSMGADITPTTDGMVIKGKSILHGARVNTFGDHRIGMMTAIAALLVADGEVELDRAEAINTSYPSFFDDLESLIHG; the protein is encoded by the coding sequence ATGAAACTAAAAACAAATATTCGCCACTTACATGGCAGTATCCGGGTTCCAGGTGATAAGTCTATCAGCCACCGTTCGATTATTTTTGGTAGTTTGGCTGAGGGAGAGACTAAGGTTTATGATATTCTGCGTGGAGAGGATGTGCTCTCAACCATGCAGGTTTTTCGTGACCTTGGTGTTGAAATTGAGGATAAAGATGGGGTTATTACCATTCAAGGTGTTGGAATGGATGGCTTAAAAGCGCCACAAAATGCCTTGGATATGGGGAATTCTGGCACCTCGATTCGCCTGATTTCAGGTGTCCTTGCTGGTGCAGACTTCGAAGTAGAGATGTTCGGAGACGACAGTCTTTCTAAACGTCCTATGGATCGTGTGACGATTCCATTGAAAAAAATGGGGGTTAGCATTTCGGGGCAAACGGAGCGAGACCTGCCCCCTCTTCGCTTAAAAGGGACGAAAAATTTAAAACCGATTCACTATGAGTTGCCAATTGCCTCTGCTCAAGTCAAGTCTGCCTTGATATTTGCAGCCTTGCAGGCTCAGGGGGAGTCCGTTATTATCGAGAAAGAATGTACTCGTAACCACACCGAAGATATGTTGCAACAATTTGGTGGCCATTTAAGTGTAGAAGGCAAGAAAATCACAGTTCAAGGACCACAAAAACTGATCGGACAAAAGGTAGTTGTTCCAGGAGATATTTCCAGTGCAGCCTTTTGGTTGGTCGCTGGTTTGATTGTTCCAAACTCTCGTGTAGTACTGCAGAATGTGGGCATCAATGAAACTCGTACTGGTATTATTGATGTCATTCGTGCCATGGGAGGAAGATTGGAAATAACTGAAATTGACCCAGTTGCTAAATCAGCAACCCTGACTGTCGAGTCTTCAGACCTGAAAGGAACAGAGATTGGTGGAGCCTTGATTCCCCGCTTGATTGATGAATTGCCTATTATTGCCCTTCTAGCGACCCAAGCGCAAGGTGAAACAGTCATTAAGGATGCTGAGGAACTCAAGGTCAAGGAAACCGACCGCATTCAAGTGGTGGCAGATGCCTTAAATAGCATGGGGGCGGATATCACACCTACTACAGATGGAATGGTTATCAAAGGGAAATCAATCCTTCATGGCGCTAGAGTCAATACGTTTGGTGACCATCGAATCGGAATGATGACAGCCATCGCAGCCCTCTTGGTTGCGGATGGAGAAGTGGAACTTGATCGTGCTGAAGCCATCAATACCAGCTATCCTAGCTTCTTTGATGATTTGGAGAGCTTGATTCATGGCTAA
- a CDS encoding shikimate kinase, protein MAKVLLGFMGAGKSTIARGLAPDYIDMDALIEERLGMSIADFFAEKGEVAFRQVESEILADLLKTDRVVSTGGGVVISQRNRDLLKTNPDNIYLKADFETLYQRIAADKDNQRPLFLNNSKEELAAIFQERQAWYEEVASRVLDVTKLSPEKIIEELR, encoded by the coding sequence ATGGCTAAGGTATTACTCGGATTTATGGGGGCAGGCAAGTCGACAATCGCTAGAGGATTGGCCCCAGACTACATCGATATGGATGCCTTAATCGAGGAACGTTTGGGTATGTCCATTGCGGATTTTTTCGCTGAAAAAGGAGAAGTGGCCTTTCGTCAAGTAGAGTCAGAAATCCTAGCTGACTTACTAAAAACGGACCGAGTTGTGTCAACTGGCGGAGGAGTTGTCATTTCTCAGAGAAATCGTGACTTGCTCAAAACCAATCCTGATAACATCTACCTAAAAGCAGATTTTGAAACCCTCTACCAACGTATCGCAGCTGATAAGGACAATCAGCGCCCGCTGTTTCTAAATAATAGCAAGGAAGAGCTGGCAGCTATTTTCCAAGAAAGACAGGCTTGGTATGAGGAAGTAGCCAGTCGGGTTCTAGATGTGACCAAGCTAAGCCCAGAAAAAATTATAGAGGAACTGAGATGA
- the pheA gene encoding prephenate dehydratase — MKIAYLGPKGSFSHHVVQTAFPHEELQAFANITDVIKAYEQGLVDYSVVPVENSIEGSVHESLDYLFHQARIQAVAEIVQPIHQQLMVVPGQSKIEKIFSHPQALAQGKKFIDKHYPEAKIEITASTAYAARFISEHPDQPYAAIAPRSSAEEYGLELIAEDIQEMEANFTRFWVLGAEIPKIPLNSQAEKMSLALTLPDNLPGALYKALSTFAWRGIDLTKIESRPLKTALGEYFFIIDVDYSDKELVHFARQELEAIGIQHKILGTYPIFTITDLEKESQ, encoded by the coding sequence ATGAAAATTGCCTATCTAGGTCCCAAGGGATCTTTTTCGCATCATGTTGTGCAGACAGCTTTTCCTCATGAGGAATTGCAGGCTTTTGCCAATATCACTGATGTTATCAAGGCCTATGAGCAAGGCTTGGTGGACTATTCTGTGGTACCAGTTGAAAACTCCATTGAAGGTAGTGTACATGAAAGTTTGGATTACCTTTTTCACCAGGCTCGCATCCAAGCAGTTGCAGAAATTGTTCAACCCATTCACCAGCAGTTAATGGTGGTTCCAGGTCAGTCAAAAATTGAGAAAATTTTTTCTCATCCTCAGGCTCTGGCTCAAGGAAAGAAATTCATCGACAAACACTATCCAGAGGCTAAAATTGAGATAACCGCCAGTACCGCCTATGCAGCTCGCTTTATTTCGGAACATCCAGATCAGCCTTATGCAGCAATTGCTCCTAGAAGTTCAGCTGAAGAATATGGCTTGGAATTAATTGCAGAGGATATTCAGGAAATGGAAGCCAATTTCACACGTTTTTGGGTGTTAGGGGCAGAGATACCGAAGATTCCTTTGAACTCGCAAGCTGAAAAAATGAGTTTGGCCTTGACCTTACCAGACAACCTACCTGGTGCTCTTTACAAGGCACTTTCGACTTTTGCTTGGAGAGGGATTGACTTAACAAAGATTGAAAGTCGCCCCCTTAAAACAGCCTTGGGAGAATACTTTTTCATTATCGATGTAGACTATAGTGACAAAGAACTGGTTCATTTTGCTAGACAAGAGCTAGAGGCCATTGGAATCCAGCACAAGATATTGGGAACCTACCCAATTTTTACCATAACTGATTTAGAAAAGGAGAGTCAATGA